Proteins encoded in a region of the Dreissena polymorpha isolate Duluth1 chromosome 6, UMN_Dpol_1.0, whole genome shotgun sequence genome:
- the LOC127834258 gene encoding uncharacterized protein LOC127834258 isoform X1 produces the protein MKNTIKVSKLREFLAEMKFAFVSLFLLLCSAMGVSAELENCVDLQKQANGGLRSGLYSIKSGGNTVYIYCYYGNGDGYVYLLPSISNNVNLNLAYLSNDHSLVKVIHKRRQNGKQYEATMQQIPAFNSLPVSVQFNKHDGYQGILNKAMGPYMFIGFVPLSHNVKGGVQGWKVNGQEFTFTNCDGNPNSYFSVLFNANKPGYTSYNGWKNPLMYAWYNLATQVPVSEELPDALFSPDYEIHHGGCGGYSIGTTEGDITGVAIGQRFVITCSVPDDVMNASKTLGGLKPGSIVIYSCNPGYKGSGDLVRMCTSTGGWSGVQPTCISEAVFGPGQLIGIWTAFK, from the exons ATGAAGAACACAATTAAAGTAAGCAAACTG CGCGAGTTCTTAGCAGAAATGAAGTTTGCGTTCGTTTCGCTGTTCCTTTTGCTATGTTCAGCGATGGGCGTTTCAGCTGAAC TTGAAAACTGTGTGGATTTGCAAAAACAAGCAAACGGTGGTCTGAGAAGTGGGCTGTACTCGATCAAAAGCGGAGGAAATACCGTTTACATTTACTGTTACTATGGCAACGGGGATGGATACGTTTACCTTTTACCATCAATTTCGAACAACGTGAACCTGAATTTGGCGTATCTGTCGAACGATCACAGCCTCGTGAAGGTCATTCACAAGCGTCGTCAGAATGGCAAACAGTACGAGGCGACAATGCAACAAATTCCCGCTTTCAATTCGTTACCAGTCTCCGTTCAGTTCAACAAACATGACGGCTATCAAGGCATACTAAACAAAGCAATGGGGCCTTACATGTTTATAGGCTTCGTTCCCCTCTCTCACAACGTGAAGGGCGGCGTACAGGGCTGGAAGGTCAACGGGCAGGAGTTTACATTCACGAACTGCGACGGCAATCCAAATAGCTATTTCTCGGTGCTCTTCAATGCTAACAAGCCTGGGTATACGTCGTATAATGGTTGGAAGAACCCATTGATGTACGCTTGGTATAATTTGGCTACTCAGGTTCCGGTAAGTGAGGAACTTCCGGACGCCTTGTTTTCGCCGGACTATGAGATACACCACGGAGGATGTGGAGGTTACAGCATTGGAACAACGGAAGGCGATATTACAGGAGTCGCGATTGGTCAGAGATTTG TTATCACCTGCTCTGTGCCTGATGACGTCATGAACGCATCAAAGACGTTAGGCGGCTTAAAACCGGGTTCCATAGTAATCTACAGCTGTAACCCTGGTTACAAGGGCTCGGGAGATCTCGTGCGCATGTGCACATCCACCGGTGGCTGGTCGGGCGTACAGCCAACGTGCATCAGTGAAGCGGTATTTGGTCCTGGGCAGCTTATCGGAATATGGACTGCGTTTAAATGa
- the LOC127834258 gene encoding uncharacterized protein LOC127834258 isoform X2: MKNTIKREFLAEMKFAFVSLFLLLCSAMGVSAELENCVDLQKQANGGLRSGLYSIKSGGNTVYIYCYYGNGDGYVYLLPSISNNVNLNLAYLSNDHSLVKVIHKRRQNGKQYEATMQQIPAFNSLPVSVQFNKHDGYQGILNKAMGPYMFIGFVPLSHNVKGGVQGWKVNGQEFTFTNCDGNPNSYFSVLFNANKPGYTSYNGWKNPLMYAWYNLATQVPVSEELPDALFSPDYEIHHGGCGGYSIGTTEGDITGVAIGQRFVITCSVPDDVMNASKTLGGLKPGSIVIYSCNPGYKGSGDLVRMCTSTGGWSGVQPTCISEAVFGPGQLIGIWTAFK, from the exons ATGAAGAACACAATTAAA CGCGAGTTCTTAGCAGAAATGAAGTTTGCGTTCGTTTCGCTGTTCCTTTTGCTATGTTCAGCGATGGGCGTTTCAGCTGAAC TTGAAAACTGTGTGGATTTGCAAAAACAAGCAAACGGTGGTCTGAGAAGTGGGCTGTACTCGATCAAAAGCGGAGGAAATACCGTTTACATTTACTGTTACTATGGCAACGGGGATGGATACGTTTACCTTTTACCATCAATTTCGAACAACGTGAACCTGAATTTGGCGTATCTGTCGAACGATCACAGCCTCGTGAAGGTCATTCACAAGCGTCGTCAGAATGGCAAACAGTACGAGGCGACAATGCAACAAATTCCCGCTTTCAATTCGTTACCAGTCTCCGTTCAGTTCAACAAACATGACGGCTATCAAGGCATACTAAACAAAGCAATGGGGCCTTACATGTTTATAGGCTTCGTTCCCCTCTCTCACAACGTGAAGGGCGGCGTACAGGGCTGGAAGGTCAACGGGCAGGAGTTTACATTCACGAACTGCGACGGCAATCCAAATAGCTATTTCTCGGTGCTCTTCAATGCTAACAAGCCTGGGTATACGTCGTATAATGGTTGGAAGAACCCATTGATGTACGCTTGGTATAATTTGGCTACTCAGGTTCCGGTAAGTGAGGAACTTCCGGACGCCTTGTTTTCGCCGGACTATGAGATACACCACGGAGGATGTGGAGGTTACAGCATTGGAACAACGGAAGGCGATATTACAGGAGTCGCGATTGGTCAGAGATTTG TTATCACCTGCTCTGTGCCTGATGACGTCATGAACGCATCAAAGACGTTAGGCGGCTTAAAACCGGGTTCCATAGTAATCTACAGCTGTAACCCTGGTTACAAGGGCTCGGGAGATCTCGTGCGCATGTGCACATCCACCGGTGGCTGGTCGGGCGTACAGCCAACGTGCATCAGTGAAGCGGTATTTGGTCCTGGGCAGCTTATCGGAATATGGACTGCGTTTAAATGa